From Paenibacillus polymyxa, the proteins below share one genomic window:
- a CDS encoding DUF1617 family protein, with amino-acid sequence MKLYKFELENFIAYLDKLKTDRTDTRHRVKFKGLLTDHYTELLNDANDINLDYVIKDKEGNPIVENGKYTFENDNERLSELNKLYNEEIVIDETDERKAMLLSVKESVINRGPTEFTGTEGDWYVRFCEIVEQIEYKDEQ; translated from the coding sequence ATGAAACTATACAAATTTGAACTTGAAAATTTTATAGCTTATCTAGATAAACTAAAAACAGACCGAACTGACACTAGACATAGAGTTAAATTTAAAGGTTTACTTACCGACCATTACACAGAACTTTTAAATGATGCAAATGATATCAATCTTGATTATGTGATTAAAGATAAAGAAGGAAATCCCATTGTTGAAAACGGAAAATATACCTTCGAGAATGATAATGAACGGCTCTCTGAGTTAAACAAGCTTTATAATGAAGAAATTGTAATTGATGAAACAGATGAACGAAAAGCAATGCTCCTATCTGTTAAGGAATCGGTGATCAATCGTGGTCCAACCGAGTTTACTGGTACCGAAGGAGACTGGTATGTTCGCTTCTGTGAAATTGTAGAACAAATTGAATATAAGGATGAACAATAA
- a CDS encoding phage tail tape measure protein, with product MADMRILISAGLNVGKSIGDVNASIKALSKHPSLQKLDLKINVDQSFVKSIQGFVDATKKLNVAMEQQNRVVKETQDVYKNLDGTVKQVTQQVLKNGEVIEKTKTVHDANKKAVNDESKSLQDQIRTLKQLEKELEGYTLAKTRANKNKLGETNSTTNTYKNDSGQQISVKLDQQGNVKNYSEINEILKQQQAVLKSAETMDRAHYDALKSNKQRIEVMDKLHYQALQRNREIDRRNQEQSLKAAESLDRAHYQALKSNSERQIAQEKQHALALQQNAKRDQQYAQSVANTQQKINDARSKFSGNTQAQNSLAELENRLKGIRNIGDFKSPLGNLNNDLKRTVQGFNEASKSSETFGSSIQGILKSMIMWSAVTAAIYAPINAFKEGIQHIYELDKAMTDLKKVTDETNEMYQQVILNSSKTANEIGGLTLDVINSTTEWARLGYTIQQAQQLAKQTLVYQNVGDISNAQEASKQLISSIKGFGIEVDNEGKNIQHVVDVYNEVGNKFAISTEGIGQAVQRSASSLSSAGNTIEQSVALITAANSTVQDPAKVGNALKTLSMRLRGVGEDGEAIDGLVPKLEKKFQSLGLTLKKDDKTFKSTYEIFDDLSKIWKNLSDIQQADVLELVAGKMQGNIAASMISNWKDAQASLEAGINSFGSASKENETYLASLEGRIHTFTNAVSAFWEHSISASFLKGVVDIGTTLINVLGKVSSTIGFLPTVVGAATLAFMLFSKTGLTPLYTLLTTIPLKLNLFKLELRSLIATNGLASASLKILGTSFAALGRTIAPLAIITGVTWALTELFSWISKSNEAAREARTINYDTVNSYREQKKSIEDLSQEMNTLQEAESNQTINTDQKKRLLEIQVMLVEQYGVAANKINAEGKAYTDSVEAINARTEALQKQIEAENSLNRSKLAGQDNESTTKIKDSKDEVEEYQKKIDQTKKQIELLKKDMESGKLSPDTKINTSDILKRYGDLATSDSIFGKDLDQLQYSAKGLLEQYNRTDAELQGKMSESNGKLHEALSERVKVLQDSTTQYIFELTDKGKTVSDSQRAFVQEMVKSIAGNSSSLTDQEKQIRQVVDSLNNSNIESLIQKYQKLSDAFKLDPSTQNNNEILKVRNDISELLETITKGVPMFGDYKESVMAMFPAFSMADVAAQQFAKTSGQIESLQKSLQSAYKDTTSEIKDLNKVMADISKGNALNADQVAELIIKYPSLAGHIKKVADGWTIEESAIQALQKAKITETKYTLEQEKTKTTQLLQATLNRLKIYDIEVNALDQIANKQKAIDELNSKKIPTSDGMNVKAPSILPGLNPIMDNYLPKLAQEHNKLIDDTKSQVETVSDLYKQLNDLGKLFDDPNYGVSTESKKKNDQYNDSMSQTNEILTETQKKLKAVEAAQDALNSKKSRLKKGSEEYGKALKEEIKLLEKQAALLTEGIKDPSKLVSTKVTTTTKGGTGLDSMISEALSLSSSKTFKYSQAAKSNVSYDQFTATAVSDCSLFVQQMFKEFLDIKLPRTTQEQVKQGQAVTNKKDLQKGDLVFFNTVKGKANSHVGVYMGDGNFMQMGNSGLKQGSLNDKYWADKYSGARRIPGANAIPEIQPPSTSTSTKVTGKNADLINKYAGANGVDPALIKAIIQQESSNGANGIKNVMQVSSLGKNTSVESSIKTGTSMFAKYLNQTGNVEIALAMYNMGPGILDYFNKNGGYSVENMKKFSALQKSKTGSKVYGDVNYVGNVLRYYDGDTSSVSGGKSKNKYTLPSASDMDKAQADARGQRTTTYDNIYKARIDYIDNYVTIGQNKIDALDAEIAKSQGRQAKYDQVSKNWRKEESAQIKSLTAQQKELVSQNINLDNLVKLNKITSGEFDKQKASNSTKWWELEQQKQEKYYAVIVSNLDEYEKKIDAAADKISLSKARMESLDENSKAYQQELITQIGLINEQRVATEKEILAVERQLKNEKLNLQNKEELSKRLQDLTLKNLEYNNAIYSIKSAAADKIIEAYKKQIEKQKDLALKAIDKQKEAEDKRHEARLKNLEEESDRFEEIIKRQLQELDRTSESDDYDKELKKKLDERQKIQDKINELALNNSYEAKAKRKDLTDQLDAKNEEIDKFKLDRERELRKEGLNDQLEDRKKYLDKTKDAEDRTHDAITDNIDREKELTEQKYDDILEDEQRFYRMKQDLMSNDKTKVKSVIDELKGEYSKFFTFLQEQSLETSKQMQNMLDSLSMDQGKLDDFLNLDSGIGNNTGIGTGDGNGNGSSNGSNKEKEKGDWQKYLSNKQKAENISKQVVQLQREKKPDTNKIKSLQAQFQSLKADNDAMRSKWGFPDGSYDYLVKQKVFSADTGGMTPTFSGGKFLLAHEKELVLNKSDTGNLLKIIDVTRGIVDSVKSTFNPNIVKNNNTSTASNVNSFHFEKVEIHANDKESGSTILTKLIDAAKAQSKRGVLGNNYGFNL from the coding sequence ATGGCAGATATGCGTATATTAATAAGTGCTGGCTTAAATGTAGGTAAATCAATTGGGGATGTAAATGCTTCAATTAAAGCGTTGAGCAAGCACCCTTCTCTTCAGAAGTTAGATTTAAAAATTAATGTAGACCAAAGTTTTGTAAAATCGATTCAAGGATTTGTTGATGCTACAAAGAAGCTTAATGTAGCAATGGAACAGCAAAATAGAGTTGTAAAAGAAACACAAGATGTGTACAAAAACTTAGATGGTACTGTTAAACAAGTTACTCAGCAAGTTTTAAAGAACGGTGAAGTAATTGAAAAGACAAAGACAGTTCATGATGCAAATAAAAAGGCTGTAAATGATGAATCTAAATCTCTACAAGATCAGATTCGTACGCTAAAACAACTAGAAAAAGAGCTTGAAGGTTATACACTAGCTAAAACAAGAGCTAATAAAAATAAGCTTGGTGAAACAAATAGTACTACAAATACATATAAGAATGACTCTGGGCAACAGATTTCCGTTAAACTGGATCAACAAGGAAACGTAAAAAACTATAGCGAGATTAATGAAATATTAAAGCAGCAACAAGCTGTACTTAAGTCGGCTGAAACTATGGATAGAGCACACTATGATGCATTAAAGTCCAACAAGCAACGCATTGAAGTTATGGATAAGTTGCACTATCAAGCATTACAAAGAAATAGAGAGATCGACAGACGTAACCAAGAGCAATCATTAAAAGCTGCTGAGTCATTGGATCGTGCTCACTATCAAGCTTTGAAGTCGAATAGTGAAAGACAAATTGCACAAGAAAAGCAACATGCCTTAGCTTTACAACAAAATGCTAAAAGAGATCAGCAATATGCTCAATCTGTGGCAAATACACAACAAAAGATTAATGATGCCAGAAGTAAATTTAGTGGTAACACTCAAGCTCAAAATAGTTTAGCTGAATTAGAAAATAGACTAAAAGGTATACGTAATATTGGTGATTTTAAGTCACCTCTAGGGAATTTAAATAACGATTTAAAAAGAACAGTACAAGGTTTTAATGAAGCCAGTAAAAGTTCTGAAACTTTCGGTAGTTCAATACAGGGCATACTTAAAAGTATGATCATGTGGTCGGCAGTTACCGCCGCGATCTATGCTCCAATCAACGCTTTTAAAGAGGGCATTCAGCATATCTACGAACTTGATAAAGCAATGACTGATCTCAAGAAAGTTACAGATGAAACAAATGAAATGTATCAACAAGTCATTTTGAACTCATCTAAAACAGCAAATGAAATTGGTGGCTTGACTCTAGATGTAATTAACTCCACTACTGAATGGGCTAGATTAGGTTACACAATCCAACAGGCGCAGCAATTAGCAAAGCAAACATTGGTTTATCAAAATGTAGGTGATATATCTAATGCCCAAGAAGCATCTAAGCAGCTTATTTCTTCTATAAAAGGCTTTGGCATTGAAGTAGACAACGAAGGCAAAAACATTCAACATGTCGTAGATGTTTATAATGAGGTTGGTAATAAATTTGCCATCTCCACCGAAGGGATTGGTCAAGCGGTACAAAGATCGGCATCCTCCCTCTCCTCTGCTGGTAATACAATAGAACAATCTGTAGCACTAATTACAGCAGCAAATAGTACAGTGCAAGATCCAGCTAAAGTAGGTAATGCACTCAAAACACTGTCAATGCGTTTGCGTGGTGTGGGAGAAGATGGAGAAGCAATTGATGGACTCGTTCCCAAGCTTGAGAAAAAGTTTCAATCGCTTGGATTAACCTTAAAAAAAGATGATAAAACTTTTAAGAGTACATATGAAATATTCGATGACTTATCAAAGATTTGGAAGAATCTTAGCGATATTCAACAAGCAGATGTTCTAGAATTAGTAGCTGGTAAAATGCAAGGTAATATTGCTGCTTCCATGATTAGTAACTGGAAAGATGCTCAAGCTTCTTTAGAAGCAGGTATTAACTCATTCGGCTCGGCTTCTAAGGAAAATGAAACCTATCTAGCATCATTAGAAGGAAGAATTCATACCTTTACCAATGCAGTCAGTGCCTTTTGGGAGCACTCAATTAGTGCCAGTTTCCTAAAGGGTGTTGTTGATATAGGAACTACTCTTATTAACGTATTAGGTAAAGTATCTAGCACAATTGGGTTTCTCCCTACAGTTGTAGGAGCTGCTACACTAGCCTTTATGCTTTTTTCAAAAACTGGGCTTACTCCACTTTACACACTCTTGACTACTATTCCTTTGAAATTAAACCTGTTTAAACTTGAATTGCGATCCCTTATAGCTACTAATGGACTCGCCTCTGCTTCACTTAAAATACTCGGTACCTCCTTTGCTGCCTTGGGTAGAACTATTGCACCATTAGCCATTATTACTGGAGTTACTTGGGCTTTGACAGAACTGTTTTCTTGGATTTCAAAATCCAACGAAGCCGCCAGAGAAGCTAGGACAATTAACTATGACACTGTAAACTCTTATAGAGAGCAAAAAAAGTCTATAGAAGATTTGTCTCAGGAAATGAATACACTCCAAGAAGCTGAAAGCAATCAAACAATTAACACTGATCAGAAAAAGAGATTGTTAGAAATTCAAGTAATGCTGGTTGAACAGTATGGTGTTGCTGCTAACAAGATTAATGCCGAAGGTAAAGCCTATACTGATTCAGTTGAGGCTATAAATGCACGTACCGAAGCATTACAAAAGCAGATTGAAGCGGAAAATTCACTTAATCGCTCTAAATTGGCTGGTCAAGACAATGAAAGCACAACAAAAATAAAAGATAGTAAAGATGAAGTTGAAGAGTACCAAAAGAAAATAGATCAAACCAAGAAACAAATAGAGTTATTAAAGAAAGATATGGAATCAGGAAAGCTATCACCTGATACAAAAATAAATACATCTGATATTTTGAAAAGATATGGTGATTTAGCTACCTCTGATTCTATTTTTGGAAAAGATTTAGATCAACTCCAGTATTCTGCTAAAGGATTGTTAGAGCAATATAATCGGACTGACGCTGAATTACAAGGAAAAATGTCTGAGTCGAATGGTAAATTACATGAAGCATTAAGCGAACGAGTAAAAGTTCTTCAAGATTCTACGACTCAATACATATTCGAGCTGACTGACAAAGGTAAAACGGTTTCTGATTCACAACGCGCTTTTGTTCAAGAGATGGTTAAATCTATAGCTGGTAACTCTTCTAGTCTTACTGACCAAGAAAAACAAATACGCCAAGTAGTTGATAGTCTCAACAACAGTAATATTGAAAGTTTAATTCAAAAATATCAAAAACTAAGCGATGCGTTTAAACTTGACCCTTCAACTCAAAATAATAATGAGATATTGAAAGTCCGCAACGATATTTCTGAGCTATTGGAAACCATAACTAAAGGGGTTCCAATGTTTGGAGACTATAAAGAATCTGTAATGGCAATGTTTCCGGCGTTTAGTATGGCTGATGTTGCTGCCCAACAATTCGCTAAAACTTCTGGACAAATTGAGTCATTACAAAAATCTCTCCAATCAGCATATAAGGACACTACCTCGGAGATTAAAGATTTAAACAAGGTAATGGCAGATATCAGCAAAGGTAACGCCTTAAATGCAGATCAAGTAGCTGAGTTAATTATTAAGTACCCTTCTCTTGCTGGGCACATCAAAAAAGTTGCTGACGGTTGGACAATTGAAGAATCAGCGATTCAAGCTTTACAGAAAGCAAAGATAACTGAAACCAAATACACTTTAGAACAAGAGAAGACAAAGACTACTCAACTCCTTCAAGCCACATTAAATCGATTAAAGATTTATGATATCGAAGTCAATGCCTTAGATCAGATAGCAAATAAGCAGAAGGCCATAGATGAGCTGAATTCCAAAAAGATTCCAACGTCTGATGGAATGAATGTAAAAGCTCCAAGTATTCTGCCGGGTTTGAATCCCATTATGGATAACTATCTCCCAAAACTAGCTCAAGAACATAATAAATTAATCGATGACACCAAGAGTCAAGTTGAAACGGTTTCTGATTTGTATAAGCAGCTAAATGATTTAGGGAAATTGTTTGACGATCCGAATTATGGTGTTAGCACAGAATCAAAAAAGAAGAACGACCAATACAATGATTCTATGTCTCAGACGAATGAGATTTTAACTGAAACTCAGAAGAAGTTAAAGGCTGTTGAAGCAGCTCAAGATGCTTTAAACAGTAAGAAGAGTCGATTAAAAAAAGGTTCTGAGGAATACGGTAAAGCTCTTAAAGAGGAAATTAAACTCCTTGAAAAGCAAGCTGCATTGCTAACCGAAGGTATTAAAGATCCATCTAAGTTAGTGTCTACGAAAGTTACCACTACTACAAAAGGTGGAACTGGTTTAGATTCAATGATTTCCGAAGCCTTGTCCTTGTCTTCGTCCAAAACGTTCAAATATAGCCAAGCCGCCAAATCGAATGTTAGTTATGACCAGTTTACGGCAACTGCTGTATCCGACTGCTCTTTGTTCGTACAACAGATGTTTAAGGAATTCCTTGATATTAAGCTTCCCCGAACTACGCAAGAGCAAGTAAAACAAGGTCAAGCTGTAACCAATAAAAAGGATTTGCAAAAGGGCGATCTGGTATTCTTTAACACTGTCAAAGGTAAAGCTAATTCACATGTTGGTGTGTATATGGGTGACGGAAACTTTATGCAGATGGGCAATTCTGGCTTAAAGCAAGGGAGCCTGAACGACAAGTATTGGGCAGATAAATACAGTGGTGCTAGACGTATTCCCGGTGCTAATGCTATTCCAGAAATTCAACCTCCCTCCACTTCTACATCAACAAAAGTAACTGGCAAAAATGCTGACTTGATTAATAAATATGCTGGAGCGAATGGTGTAGATCCTGCATTAATCAAAGCTATTATCCAACAGGAGTCTTCCAATGGTGCCAATGGTATTAAAAACGTCATGCAAGTTAGCAGCCTTGGTAAAAACACTAGCGTTGAAAGCAGTATTAAAACTGGTACCTCAATGTTTGCAAAATATCTCAATCAAACGGGCAACGTTGAAATTGCTTTGGCTATGTATAATATGGGGCCAGGAATATTGGATTATTTCAATAAAAATGGTGGATACAGCGTTGAGAATATGAAAAAATTCTCTGCTCTGCAAAAGAGCAAGACGGGAAGCAAGGTTTATGGTGACGTAAATTATGTTGGCAACGTATTGAGATACTATGATGGCGACACTTCTTCAGTTTCAGGTGGGAAATCTAAAAATAAATACACCCTCCCTTCTGCTTCTGATATGGATAAAGCTCAAGCTGATGCACGTGGACAAAGAACAACTACATACGACAACATTTATAAAGCACGAATTGATTACATTGATAACTATGTAACAATCGGTCAGAACAAGATAGATGCTTTAGATGCGGAAATAGCGAAGTCGCAAGGTAGACAAGCAAAATATGATCAAGTATCGAAAAACTGGAGAAAAGAAGAATCTGCTCAAATTAAGTCGCTGACAGCGCAGCAAAAGGAATTGGTTTCTCAGAATATTAATCTTGATAATCTAGTTAAGCTAAACAAAATTACGTCTGGTGAATTCGATAAACAAAAAGCATCCAACAGTACAAAGTGGTGGGAGCTTGAGCAGCAGAAACAAGAAAAATACTATGCTGTCATTGTGAGTAATCTCGATGAATACGAGAAAAAGATCGATGCTGCTGCTGATAAGATATCGCTGTCCAAGGCTCGTATGGAATCGTTGGACGAAAACTCAAAGGCATATCAACAAGAGCTTATAACTCAGATTGGGTTGATAAATGAGCAACGTGTAGCTACAGAGAAAGAGATTTTAGCTGTAGAGAGACAATTGAAAAATGAAAAGTTGAATTTACAGAATAAAGAGGAATTGTCTAAACGTCTTCAAGATCTAACGTTGAAGAACCTTGAGTATAACAATGCTATCTACTCTATCAAATCTGCGGCTGCTGATAAGATTATTGAAGCATACAAAAAACAGATTGAGAAACAGAAGGATTTAGCTTTAAAGGCTATCGATAAACAAAAAGAAGCTGAAGATAAGAGACATGAAGCTCGATTAAAAAATCTCGAAGAAGAGTCTGATCGATTTGAAGAGATTATTAAACGCCAGCTTCAGGAGTTAGATCGAACAAGCGAATCTGATGACTATGACAAGGAACTCAAAAAGAAACTAGATGAGCGCCAAAAGATACAGGATAAAATTAATGAGCTTGCTCTTAATAATTCCTATGAAGCTAAGGCTAAAAGGAAAGATTTAACCGATCAACTAGATGCAAAGAATGAAGAGATCGATAAGTTTAAACTTGACCGTGAGCGTGAATTACGTAAAGAAGGCTTGAATGACCAGTTAGAAGACCGCAAAAAGTACCTTGATAAAACCAAAGATGCTGAAGATCGAACTCATGACGCAATTACAGATAACATCGATAGAGAAAAAGAACTTACTGAGCAGAAGTATGATGACATTCTTGAAGACGAACAACGATTCTATAGAATGAAGCAAGACCTCATGTCCAATGACAAGACTAAGGTGAAATCTGTAATTGACGAATTAAAAGGCGAGTATTCGAAGTTCTTCACTTTCCTCCAAGAACAATCATTAGAAACAAGCAAGCAAATGCAGAACATGTTAGATAGTCTTTCTATGGATCAGGGTAAGTTGGACGATTTCTTGAACTTAGATAGTGGAATCGGCAATAACACGGGCATTGGAACTGGCGATGGAAACGGAAATGGTTCAAGTAATGGCAGCAATAAGGAAAAAGAAAAAGGAGATTGGCAAAAATACCTTTCCAACAAGCAAAAGGCTGAAAATATTTCTAAACAAGTCGTTCAGTTACAACGTGAAAAGAAACCAGACACTAATAAAATTAAAAGTCTTCAAGCACAATTTCAGTCTCTTAAAGCGGACAATGATGCAATGCGCTCAAAATGGGGGTTTCCAGATGGAAGCTACGACTATCTGGTTAAACAGAAAGTGTTTAGTGCTGATACAGGAGGTATGACCCCTACTTTCTCTGGAGGTAAATTTCTGTTAGCTCATGAAAAGGAATTGGTTCTTAATAAGAGCGATACGGGAAATTTGTTGAAAATCATTGATGTAACACGTGGCATTGTTGATTCAGTTAAGAGTACTTTCAACCCCAATATTGTTAAAAACAATAATACGTCTACTGCTTCTAATGTTAACAGTTTTCATTTTGAAAAGGTTGAAATTCATGCAAATGATAAGGAGTCAGGATCGACTATCTTAACCAAATTAATTGATGCCGCTAAAGCACAATCAAAGAGAGGCGTTCTAGGAAATAATTATGGCTTCAATCTATAA
- a CDS encoding glycosyltransferase family protein: protein MKQKIILYPPTLNWDFLTQRPQQIVKQFARRGWTVVFCNNTQSDKPPEEVEPNLFVYHSFEEVLKLIKHRSIKVDIFYYTWAKSAQYVEDIKAKINIYDSVDSFSDWYEYEDDAIKKADIVLTSSQFLYDLRSKSSESTYLVRNACPESYINKPSQIPEEYKTLNGPIALFSGAIGSWVDTRLIRKVAEKYTTVLVGQEFGKECPSNVIKLGTKDHDDLYNYYAHADVCLLPFNTKLEITQAACAIKMFEHMAAGKITVATKWMETEIYDEAVLVADNDDEFLAQVDKAIELGKMDTYKDICLKHAKENTWEKRSEQILKAINDYCLKSGVILD from the coding sequence ATGAAACAAAAAATAATACTTTATCCACCCACCCTTAACTGGGATTTCCTCACGCAACGTCCTCAACAGATTGTTAAGCAATTTGCTCGAAGAGGTTGGACAGTGGTTTTCTGCAATAACACTCAATCAGACAAGCCGCCCGAAGAAGTAGAGCCTAATTTATTTGTCTATCACAGTTTCGAAGAAGTACTTAAATTAATTAAGCATAGAAGCATTAAAGTAGATATATTTTATTACACTTGGGCAAAATCGGCTCAATATGTCGAAGATATAAAAGCAAAGATTAATATTTATGATTCAGTTGATAGTTTTAGCGATTGGTATGAGTATGAAGATGATGCCATTAAGAAAGCCGACATTGTGTTAACGTCTAGTCAGTTTCTGTATGACCTTAGAAGCAAAAGCAGTGAAAGTACATATCTAGTCAGAAATGCTTGTCCAGAATCGTATATAAATAAACCCTCACAAATTCCTGAAGAATATAAAACATTAAATGGCCCAATTGCCCTCTTTTCAGGTGCTATTGGCTCTTGGGTAGATACTCGTCTGATTCGTAAAGTTGCAGAGAAATATACTACTGTACTTGTGGGACAAGAGTTTGGCAAGGAATGTCCATCAAATGTTATTAAATTGGGAACCAAGGATCACGACGACCTTTACAACTATTATGCTCATGCTGATGTATGTCTCCTTCCCTTCAATACGAAATTGGAAATCACACAAGCAGCATGTGCTATTAAAATGTTCGAACATATGGCTGCGGGTAAAATCACTGTAGCTACCAAATGGATGGAAACAGAGATTTATGATGAAGCTGTTCTAGTTGCTGATAATGACGATGAATTTTTAGCCCAAGTCGACAAAGCAATCGAACTTGGAAAAATGGATACCTATAAGGATATATGCCTTAAACACGCTAAAGAAAATACATGGGAGAAACGTTCTGAACAGATACTTAAAGCCATTAATGATTACTGTTTAAAGAGTGGTGTTATACTTGACTGA
- a CDS encoding tyrosine-type recombinase/integrase: MSKKEVKKNTLREPAKKQAEVTDDMWQQVNEDYRFNAEEFVSVQDLSPQSRKQYTSVIRQFGWYMVNSMNNKPFYKITKRDFLRYLSYIRDNRKMSSSAISFRKSVISSFCNHIENIIAEEDENYKSFRNFTRGLPSIAKNRVYEKIKVTKDEYDMMMSVLEEDENWLGMAWLATAFRVGARRSEIIQFKTEILDYEVSDDKNYIMTHNVRGKGKSIDGKPIQYMIPLDVIPHLRKWVDSRGYDSEYIFTTKYGNEIKAMSPAWADDFCSNTLSDILERRVNVHIFKNSCITYLLESGKDIKIVSKFVAHHNDISTTSIYDLRDFEDEKNKIF, encoded by the coding sequence ATGAGCAAAAAAGAAGTAAAAAAGAATACTTTGCGCGAACCAGCTAAAAAGCAAGCCGAAGTCACAGATGATATGTGGCAGCAAGTCAATGAAGATTATAGATTTAATGCTGAAGAGTTTGTTTCTGTGCAGGATCTTTCCCCTCAATCTCGCAAACAATACACGAGTGTAATTAGGCAGTTTGGCTGGTACATGGTTAACTCTATGAACAACAAGCCATTTTACAAAATTACAAAGAGAGACTTTCTTCGTTACCTAAGCTATATACGCGACAATAGAAAAATGTCCTCGTCAGCAATCAGTTTTAGAAAGTCTGTCATTTCAAGTTTTTGTAATCATATAGAAAACATCATCGCAGAAGAAGATGAAAACTATAAGAGCTTCCGAAATTTCACTCGTGGCCTCCCTTCTATCGCCAAGAATCGCGTTTATGAAAAAATTAAGGTTACTAAAGATGAATATGACATGATGATGAGCGTTTTAGAAGAAGACGAAAACTGGCTTGGAATGGCTTGGTTGGCTACCGCTTTTAGAGTTGGTGCTCGACGATCAGAGATCATTCAGTTTAAGACTGAAATATTGGATTATGAAGTGTCGGATGACAAAAATTATATTATGACCCACAATGTAAGAGGTAAAGGAAAATCAATCGACGGAAAGCCAATTCAATATATGATTCCATTAGACGTTATTCCCCATCTGAGAAAATGGGTTGATTCTCGTGGCTATGATAGCGAATATATTTTTACTACTAAATACGGAAATGAAATTAAAGCGATGTCTCCTGCTTGGGCAGATGACTTTTGTTCTAATACCCTCTCTGATATTTTAGAGCGTAGGGTTAATGTTCATATTTTCAAAAATTCATGTATCACATATCTCCTTGAAAGTGGGAAAGATATTAAGATAGTCTCCAAGTTTGTGGCGCATCACAATGATATTTCCACTACCTCTATTTATGACCTGCGTGATTTTGAAGATGAGAAAAATAAGATTTTTTAA
- a CDS encoding CgeB family protein, whose protein sequence is MTEKLKVLFTNNAALIKYGIASGFKNLGCDTYIMDGRYQLWDKSKEIQSELFKEVVENYKPDIVFSECFANFAEDIFEHTKEKGIFHAYWAIEDTPHDHWIGDYWSDYADHIFTTTAECLQNYWSKGKKAELMLFGCNPSFHKTVSAKASYDISLVANNYERRSKQTKGFILPLVEQGFDISIYGNDWWMDGNREINLVSHPHVYKGYKAYEELPLLYSSSKIIIGQNLDDHSITQTSMRPFEAIAIGGGVFVSPWTKAQEYLFHDLIYLPNTTEEMIQMVNEVLNMTDRQRKIKAKKAQRFVYKYHNYDIRASQVVDAYFCR, encoded by the coding sequence TTGACTGAAAAATTGAAAGTGCTTTTTACAAATAATGCAGCGTTAATCAAGTATGGTATTGCGTCAGGCTTTAAAAACCTTGGATGTGACACTTATATTATGGATGGTAGATACCAACTGTGGGATAAGTCTAAGGAAATCCAGAGTGAGTTATTCAAAGAGGTAGTTGAAAATTATAAACCCGACATTGTATTCTCAGAATGCTTTGCGAACTTTGCTGAAGATATATTTGAACACACTAAAGAAAAAGGCATTTTCCATGCTTATTGGGCAATCGAAGATACTCCTCATGACCACTGGATAGGCGACTACTGGTCAGACTATGCTGATCACATCTTTACTACCACCGCCGAATGTTTACAAAATTACTGGAGCAAAGGGAAAAAAGCAGAGTTAATGCTATTTGGGTGTAACCCCTCCTTCCACAAGACAGTATCCGCTAAGGCAAGTTATGATATTTCACTAGTAGCTAATAACTACGAACGAAGATCTAAACAAACGAAAGGCTTTATTTTGCCCTTGGTTGAACAAGGATTTGATATATCTATTTACGGTAATGATTGGTGGATGGATGGAAACCGTGAAATAAATTTGGTGAGTCATCCTCATGTATATAAGGGATATAAGGCATATGAAGAACTCCCTCTACTCTACTCTTCTTCAAAAATTATCATTGGACAAAACTTAGACGATCATTCTATCACACAAACTTCAATGAGGCCGTTTGAAGCTATTGCAATTGGTGGAGGTGTATTTGTATCCCCTTGGACTAAAGCTCAAGAGTATCTATTCCATGACTTAATCTATCTCCCCAATACGACTGAAGAAATGATTCAAATGGTAAACGAAGTTCTTAATATGACGGACAGACAGCGAAAAATCAAAGCAAAAAAAGCACAAAGATTTGTATATAAATATCACAATTACGACATTAGAGCATCACAAGTTGTTGATGCTTATTTTTGTCGTTAA